The Cucurbita pepo subsp. pepo cultivar mu-cu-16 chromosome LG18, ASM280686v2, whole genome shotgun sequence nucleotide sequence CCATTCACGAATGTTCACGGAAAGTAAGAGATCTTGAGAACGCTGCAGGGTTGGCTTGCAAAACAGGAGATGATAACACTTCAGATACACTATTCTTTTGACCACCCTTTGATTGGAAGATCTTAGACAGATTAACAGCTTTGGTTGAATCATTCTTAATACCAAGTGTCTCCCATATCGAACTCTTAGCGGCTTCATTTGGATCATCAATCCTTAAAGTTTTGGGAACCAAAACAGATCCATTTTTCTGTTTTGGAGGTTCTTCCCTCCCAGAATTATCAGCCTGGAGTTTGTCACCATCTCTGGAATGCTTCCCTAGTATAGGAGAAATTGGACCAGAGTTTGGAGAACAGGGATGTGGAGAGAACCAAGGTACATTCCAAGCACCTGGAACGCTACAGCTCCAGTATGTCGCAGGATAGAATGATAAAGGAACTCCAGGAGGGCAGAAAGCCGGTGGAGGTAGTGGTGCATTCCATGTACAAGGCCAAGGAACACCGGGAAGATATGGGATTTGAGGGAAACCATTGATGTTCTGCATCTGTGGTTCTTGAGGGCACCTCCTAGCTCCTTCCTCCGTTGAACTTGACACAGTCACTGAAGATGCACTGGAACAATCATCGCCAGTTTCCCCACCCTTACAAGGTGCTTTAATTCCTTGGTCTTCGAGTCTATGAAATTCATTCCTAGTCCCATTCAAGACCTTTCTTTCCGGAGGATTGAGGACAGTGGCCATAGATTCACACACAGATGTGTTTGCACTAAAATTGAGGACTCGGCCATTGCTTTTGGATGGTAGGTGGTTGACCCCATTGGGAATATCCATTTGTGCAGCTTGAAGAGCCTCTGAGATTGTAATATGACGGTAATGTGAGGCagagttcttgttctttcggCGGCCAGCTCCAACAGGGACATTTCTCCTATTACCGCCTTCAGTCCAATATCTTTGACAGGCTTTGCAAAAATGGCGTGGCTGGTTgacattataattattgtaataacaAAACTTGGTTTCCATGCTATTGCAGCGGGGACATGGAAGTATTTTGTCTGgcttcttcaatttctctttTGAGTTGGGTGCGTCATTTTGTTCCTTCTCTGGTTTGTCATTCTCATCCATTGATAGCACTTCAGGATTCATGTGTGCCTCATTGGCCGTTTGTACACATGCAGAATCCTCCGAATCATGTAgagtttcttcttttgaagCTGAATTCTCAGTGGCTTTTCCTACAtcctaaaaattgaaacagtTCTTAATACTCTTGAGCTACTACAGATACCatataacttcaaaatttatatatcaGAAATCAGTCATGTCAGCGAGAAAGCTCCACCTCACAAATCAATAGCAGATTAAGGACACTAGAGTTGGCAGTATAAGAACGTACGAGAATTAACAGTAATGATCTTTAATTCACACTTCTTTTCAAATCGTGAGTATTGTcccaatattttcttcttctttctctcttttgggTTGGGGAGGTTGGTGTATACACTGGTTTATTATCAAAGTACAAAGTCAAACAGATAACAGATTATGGATTCCACCGAAACCTGAGAAAATCCATATAAATTTGAAGACAATAGAGAACATCTCACTACTAATTGCGAGGAATAGGATATTCCAAACGATAAACAAGATGAATGACAATTTCAAGTTTATAGCTCGAACAATAAGAACAGTAGCTTATTGAAACCatgctaatttttgttttaaagagTGGAAAATCATCGATTTGCCGTTtcaaatgggaaaaaaaaggaacctAAGACAAGATAGATTCGATCTTTGAATCCAAAAGAATTGCGGGTTCAATTTTCCCCCTTTGAACGTTCCTAATCTTCAAACAtgaaaaccaaaattaatatcaattgGGACCCCCAAAATGCCAGATTAGGGTACTTAGCAACGAAAGAGTTCAAAATCTGCTTGAGAAGGCGTTTACAAACAACCAATCAAAAACCGGAAACAGTAAAATCTGAAGAACATCTAAACGGTCAACACGCGAACCGCCCTGTCAGAGTACCGTAATCACCAAATAGGAAAAAACGGAAAGAgggaaaaagcaaaaaaagaagCTCAGAAGCACAAGCACTGGTACAGAATTGGGTAAAACAAACAGGAGGAATTCAGGTCTGAGTGTACAAAATGTTGATTAACTGAACTGTACCTTTTCTACTGCCTCATCTCGATTTTCTTTCTGAGAACTAGAATCCGAATCGTCACTTTCGATCAACGGAACTTCACAGTCGGCCGGAAGTTGAATCTCCTTGCCGAAAATCTTAATCGCAGGGTCCTTAATTTCCAGCATTTTTTGAAGACTAAAAGAACAgggaaaggaagagaaaaggaaacgaaaatcgagagagagagagagagagagaaaggaattGGATATTGGATGATATTGGATGATATTGGATATTGGAGGCACTCTGGGCTGGCATTGGGCAACTCGGTCCTCGTTTTTGATCCGTTTAAGCAAGAGGTGGATGCCACGTCATCGTCCCATTTTCATTACCAGCCACAAGTTCCTTCGTATTCTGATTCTCGGTTGCACGCACATTTTGGTGCACCCTTctccccttttttcttttattaattaaactattatattatttaatttctccatttttcccttttttatattcccttccctaattatttttaagtgtattttgactaattttttcctgatatttattttttaaaaaaatcaccaTCTATTTTTCGACGCATTAAAAGTACATAAATTTTGGATCAAAttattggaaaaagaaaagtaaagaaaggaaaatagtaaaaattccaactttttattttccgACGTGGCCCACGCATGGAAAAAGCTTCCCAACTTTTTCCCAAGTAGCTAAACTAATACGTCTAATCCTCCCTCCACGTCTTCAAAATTCGACACGTGGGACAAATCTACAGCTTTTACCTTTCACTGCACTTTGTCCCCGAGTTAAATTCTCTTTTACACAACGCGACACGTGTCCCACCAGTGATGGCTTTtaaatatacaaatttatGCTATTGGACCACGTAAGAGTAATTAAAAAGCAATGCAAACAAAACCCTCTTTTGTCTTTCGGTGTAAAAAGAGTCAACagttcttaattaaaaataaaaataaaatgaaattaatttaataataaaacataaaactaaTTAACATGTCTACTTCATGGGTAAAGTTTTTCCAATTACATTATCTTAATAATAAGGACGGTCGCGTGGGCGGTTGGAGGATAATTAACCaagtatttataattaaagactCCTTAAGTTGACGTGGACTGGATTAAAACAATGTATTAAGGTAttgatttaatgtttaatgttGGAGCATTAATTTGAGGGTGTGACACTTGGTATTAATGCTCATTATAATAAGCTCTacttttcttgtttaaaaaatataccaaaaaaaatcttcctcacttcttgtaataatttaatttctcatatctTGATGCAACTATTTTAATTGTAGacattgttttaattaaaaaaaacatttattattttactgcatattagaaattataaaataatacacGTGAGATCCCAGTTATTGGAatggggaacgaaacatttgtTATAAGAGTGTgcaaacctcttcctagtagacatattttaaaatcgtgacgACAATACGACACAGgtcgattgtgagatcccacattagttggagaagggaacgttttaaaaccatgacaGAGATACGCAACGCGtcgactgtgagatcccacactagttgaagagggaaacgaatctttccttataaatatatgaaaatgtttCTCTAGCAAgcgtattttaaaactgtgagaatAATGATCATACATAACAGGTGAAAGTAGACCATATTTAATATCGATGAGCTTGAAGGATCACGACCCATGTCtagaattggaaaaaaaaaaaaaatggagaggtGTAGAATCTTGTTATTATTGCAAGCACCAATTTTTTACCATTGTTAGCCAATCAGaatggaaacaaaaatcaCATAGTacaatgataataataataaaaagaaggCACAGAATAAGTATTGGAAAAGTTGTTAAGACAAAGATCTGTAAAcaagagaaaattttgaagtcaCTGTGGGGATGGAGATATGAATGGAGAAGGAGATGGATCCGCGGCCGGAGCTGGGGCTGGATCCGCCTCAGCTTCAGGGGCTGGAGATGGAGCTCCGTTTTGATTAACTCTTGAAAACCCAAATTTCTTAATGAGTTCATTAGCAATCAACTCGTTAGCCTTGTCCGAAGGGTGATACTCATCCCAAAACACATATTTGCTTCTATCTTTGCACAGCACCGACGCCGGAATGCATGTAAGGGCCGGCCGGATCCTCCCAAATGAGCAACATGGCGATTCCGAGTTACTAAACCCtgcacaaaacaaacaatgtccatttccttttaaaaatgtcGAACCGTTTGGTAattctgtttgtttcttgtttctgtttcttgttttccATACCATATTTGCCGGGGTTGCTAATAACGTCGGCGACAACATCATAAGCATCTCCGAATTTGTAGGTGGCATTTGGAAGCCTGGTGGCGAGGCCATCAAGAAGGCTACTGGCAGCTTTGTTGAAGCTGAGGGCCAAATTGTTGGTTCTGTCTTGGCAATCGCCGGATGAACTGAGTACCCTTTGCAGCGGAATGCAGCCCATTGGACCCAGCCCAAACGCCATCAATTGCCTTGCCCCCAAACTGTATAACAACTGCAAAACAATAACCCCATTACAAAACAgagatttttaatttgaagtgGGTGTTTGCTTTAGAAATTAAGAACCTTGAGCTGATCGCGAAGGGTTTCCATCAAGTAAGTGATGAATGTTTGATCGTTGTATTTCCAAGAATCGGAGTAAACGGGCATGAGATAATTGTTAATGAAATCGTTGCTTCCCAAAGCAACCACGTATCGAGCTTCTTCGAAGAACTCCTTGGCTTTTTCTTCCCCGATTTTGGCTTTGATCAGTTCTTGCGTCCCTCGAAAGAGCTGAATTTGTTTGTACAGACCAAACCGCTGAATCTGCAGGTTAATTCAATCtaaatcttaataaattgcttcttttaatttgttaatttggGTATGAATTCGAAACTCACGAAGTAGCCGCCAGTTTCGTTCAAGATTCCTCCACCCCCAGATGCGTAATTCACTCCATTTTCCAGAATTACATCTTCACTTAGCGAGGGATCGAGAAAAGCCGGTGGTCTGGGTAGACCCATTTCATCACCTGGGATAAAAAGATTGGAGattagtaaaaaaaagtaaccaattaatgatataattaaagGGGAGGGTGGGTTAATTAGGATACCGATAATGTCTGCAACAGTGCGGCCATTGCTGAACCTTCCATTAGGGAGTCCATTGCCAAAATCAATGCCGTACCAGGGCAGGTTTGCCTGAGCTAAGCTCCTTGAAAGGTACATATTATTTCCAACGTCGGAGAGTGAGTCGCCGAATATGAACTGCACCATCTTGGAGTGGCAGCTGGGAATGGCGGCGGCTGCTAAGAGGGTGAATAGCAGGAAACAGAGTGATGGTGCAGAGGAGTTCATGGTTGATGAGGAAGGGTGAATTGGGCGTGGGCATGGTGGTCGATTGTGAAGGTTTTAAGAGAGGATAGGATGTTGTTGGGTTGATAAACAAACAATTGGTGATTCAAACCTACTGCAGCTactttggtttttgaaaattctgGGCTCAGATGGTGACCTACTCGAGGTTGCTTCAACCGTGGGCTTAAGAATTATTaacattcttttaaaaagatgAACTTAATAATGCTATTACGGgaggtattagagctagacacatAATCATGTGGTACTAAGCTTTGGAGTGGAGTGAGATGCATTTTATAATGGTGATGGCAATGGACAAACACACAACATCCACTAAcgaaacagacaatatctactggcggtggACTTAGACTCTTACAAAAGCATCAATTAAACTGAAAATATTCTTAGGATGATCTGGAAACGCTTTCTGACGTTGTTGATGCTCAATGCACTCATTTGGTGAGTcaaaaaaaatgcaacaaaaAAGGTACCTTTTTTAAATTCCACAGGAGATTTTTCTCACAAAACCAAAGGGTGGCGTATGCATTCATTGATGTGTAGATCGAAAtgggtttattttatttttagtcaTAATAAAagtgatattttttaaacaattttgtttttattgtttttttttatggaggCAAGGACGGTAAGCCACGACACGTAGGTTCGTAGCTGAGGTGGCGTTAATTAATTGGCTGCATGAATGATATCTTTTCTCCCGTGGAAGAGCTACAAACAAAGCTGAAAGAGTGGAAACGTGGCACAATGCTAGTCGAATATTactaacaataattaaaaatattaaatatatgaaaaaggGTATCCTAAGAATCTAGTACAATTATCCATTTCTAATATCCATCGTCCATTCTCTCCATCCAACGGCCAGCACACACTCATATCTCAAACCATATCcgttaaatatataaaaatcacGCAGCGCACTCCACCCGCCATTATTCCATTTCGAGCTTCACTCCCCTGCTCGACGAAATGGCCTCCGTAGCGCTCAAATCCTTCACCGGACTCCGTCAATCGTCGCCTGAGAAGCCCAATTTCGTCACTCAAACGAAGGCCACCTCGAACCCCCAATTTCGGCGTCGATTTTATGTTTCCGCTGCCAAAACTAGCCCTAAAATCGCCGGCCGCAACCTCAGAGTTGCGGTGGTTGGCGGCGGCCCTGCTGGAGGATCGGCTGCTGAAACTCTCGCCAAGGGTGGCGTTGAGACTTTCCTGTTCGAGCGGAAGCTCGACAACTGCAAGCCTTGCGGTGGGGCGATTCCGCTGTGCATGGTTGGTGAATTCGATCTCCCGTTGGATCTGATTGACCGCCGTGTCacgaagatgaagatgatctCTCCATCGAACGTTGCCGTGGACATCGGCCAGACCTTGAAACCTCACGAGTACATTGGGATGGTTCGGCGAGAGGTTCTGGACGCGTATCTTCGCGAGCGAGCCGCTGAGAATGGAGCTAATGTAATTAATGGCTTAGTCATGAAATTGGACCTTCCGAAGGAACGAAATTCACCATATGTCCTTCACTACACTTCGTACGATGGAAAGAAAGGAGGCGTCGGAGAGAAGAAGACATTGGAGGTTGACGCCGTGATTGGTGCCGACGGAGCCAATTCTCGCGTCGCCAAGGCCATTGACGCCGGCGATTACGATTACGCCATCGCATTTCAGGTAAATCGAttttagggttagggtttatTTAAGGACAAATTACTGAGCGACATTTTGTAGTATTTACTTGCCAAATAGAATTTACTGTGTTAAAGTAGAGTATTGGGGGTTTGCGATTGCAGGAGAGAATCAAAATCCCAGATGACAAAATGGTGTATTACGAGAATCTTGCAGAGATGTATGTAGGTGACGACGTTTCGCCGGATTTTTACGGGTGGGTGTTCCCAAAATGCGACCACGTCGCCGTCGGCACCGGCACCGTGACTCACAAGGCCGATATCAAGAAGTTTCAAATAGCCACACGAAACAGAGCGAAAGACAAGATCTCAGGGGGGAAAATCATCCGAGTTGAAGCACATCCAATCCCAGAGCACCCCCGTCCACGGAGGCTGGCCGGGAGAGTGGCACTGGTAGGCGATGCAGCCGGGTACGTGACAAAATGCTCTGGCGAAGGCATATATTTCGCAGCGAAGAGCGGGCGAATGTGTGCAGAAGCAATCGTGGAGGGGTCGGAAAACGGGAAGAGAATGGTGGAGGAATCAGACCTGAGGAAGTACTTGGAGAAGTGGGATAAAACATACTGGCCGACTTATAAGGTTCTGGATGTGCTGCAGAAGGTGTTTTACAGGTCGAATCCGGCGAGGGAAGCTTTTGTGGAGATGTGCGCGGACGAGTATGTGCAGAAGATGACGTTCGACAGTTACTTGTACAAGAGAGTGGTGCCTGGGAACCCATTGGAGGACTTGAAATTGGCTGTCAATACCATC carries:
- the LOC111780211 gene encoding cyclic dof factor 3-like, yielding MLEIKDPAIKIFGKEIQLPADCEVPLIESDDSDSSSQKENRDEAVEKDVGKATENSASKEETLHDSEDSACVQTANEAHMNPEVLSMDENDKPEKEQNDAPNSKEKLKKPDKILPCPRCNSMETKFCYYNNYNVNQPRHFCKACQRYWTEGGNRRNVPVGAGRRKNKNSASHYRHITISEALQAAQMDIPNGVNHLPSKSNGRVLNFSANTSVCESMATVLNPPERKVLNGTRNEFHRLEDQGIKAPCKGGETGDDCSSASSVTVSSSTEEGARRCPQEPQMQNINGFPQIPYLPGVPWPCTWNAPLPPPAFCPPGVPLSFYPATYWSCSVPGAWNVPWFSPHPCSPNSGPISPILGKHSRDGDKLQADNSGREEPPKQKNGSVLVPKTLRIDDPNEAAKSSIWETLGIKNDSTKAVNLSKIFQSKGGQKNSVSEVLSSPVLQANPAAFSRSLTFREHS
- the LOC111780305 gene encoding GDSL esterase/lipase At1g74460, whose amino-acid sequence is MNSSAPSLCFLLFTLLAAAAIPSCHSKMVQFIFGDSLSDVGNNMYLSRSLAQANLPWYGIDFGNGLPNGRFSNGRTVADIIGDEMGLPRPPAFLDPSLSEDVILENGVNYASGGGGILNETGGYFIQRFGLYKQIQLFRGTQELIKAKIGEEKAKEFFEEARYVVALGSNDFINNYLMPVYSDSWKYNDQTFITYLMETLRDQLKLLYSLGARQLMAFGLGPMGCIPLQRVLSSSGDCQDRTNNLALSFNKAASSLLDGLATRLPNATYKFGDAYDVVADVISNPGKYGFSNSESPCCSFGRIRPALTCIPASVLCKDRSKYVFWDEYHPSDKANELIANELIKKFGFSRVNQNGAPSPAPEAEADPAPAPAADPSPSPFISPSPQ
- the LOC111779576 gene encoding geranylgeranyl diphosphate reductase, chloroplastic, with the protein product MASVALKSFTGLRQSSPEKPNFVTQTKATSNPQFRRRFYVSAAKTSPKIAGRNLRVAVVGGGPAGGSAAETLAKGGVETFLFERKLDNCKPCGGAIPLCMVGEFDLPLDLIDRRVTKMKMISPSNVAVDIGQTLKPHEYIGMVRREVLDAYLRERAAENGANVINGLVMKLDLPKERNSPYVLHYTSYDGKKGGVGEKKTLEVDAVIGADGANSRVAKAIDAGDYDYAIAFQERIKIPDDKMVYYENLAEMYVGDDVSPDFYGWVFPKCDHVAVGTGTVTHKADIKKFQIATRNRAKDKISGGKIIRVEAHPIPEHPRPRRLAGRVALVGDAAGYVTKCSGEGIYFAAKSGRMCAEAIVEGSENGKRMVEESDLRKYLEKWDKTYWPTYKVLDVLQKVFYRSNPAREAFVEMCADEYVQKMTFDSYLYKRVVPGNPLEDLKLAVNTIGSLVRANALSREMDKVSL